The following nucleotide sequence is from Rubrobacter radiotolerans DSM 5868.
CGGCGATCTCCGACACTTCGAGAAAGAACATCTCGCGCGAAAACTCTATTGCGCTCTGGCGCTCGCGTTTTCGAGAGGAGATCTCGGTCCGAATCCCCCGGCTGCGGTACTCCTCGCGCCGGAGCCGGTAGACGTGTTCCTGGTAGAAGTCGCGCTCGTCCTCTGAGTAGGCGCGGTCCCTTAACTCGTACGCCTCTTCGAGGGTCTCTGGAATCCTTTTCTCTTCCATAGTGTCAAGCCTTGTAGCTCTCTAAGCTCCGCGCCCGAAGCCCTCTCCCTCCGGGCTGCGAGATGCCTCCACCAACGTACCTTCCAGGTAGCCGAATGATACCACGCTCACGCTCTCTCCCGACCGTCTTTACCCTCCTCTTCGCTCCCCCAGAGCGCGTAGAAGATCGCCCCGCCCCTCACCCGGACATCGAGGTGTCCGCCGGAGGCGAGGTCCTTGAGCATCTCGTCGGCCTCCCGGACGGAGAGCGAGGTCTCCATCGCCGCCTGCGCCGGGGTCAACTCTCCGTTGCGGCTCAGGGCTTTGAGAAGCTCGCTCTCCTTGCTCGTACCGTTCGTCGCAGACCCGCTCCCTGCGCCTTCGAGAAGGCCCGCGACCCCCCGGGCGAAGACCCCGAGCGCCGGGAAAAGCCACCAGCCGAAGAAAAAGATCAGCCACCAAAGCTGCGTGAAGAGAATCAGGGCCGCCGCCGAGCCGAGGATCACACCCCCGACAACGAGGCCCGTTACGGCCTGCGCCTTCGGGCTCATGCTCTCGACGTCGAGCCCGAGTCCCTCCCAGAACTGTCTGTTCTCGCGCGAGGTCGCGGGCGAGGTCTCGGTCTCGTCGCGCCTTTTCCGCTCGATCGCCATACTCGGTCCTCATAGTAACAGCGGCTACCTGAAAACGCCCCCCGAACGGGTCCCCAGGCGAGGTGTTTGCTAACCTCTTTATCGACCCTTGCACAGCCGAGCGCAGCGACCGAAAAGGAGTCCCGTGAAAGACCTCGAAGACCGGATAGAACGCGCGAAGGACGGGCTTCTCGAAGAGCTTCGGGACTTTCTGCGGATGCCCTCCGTCTCGGCGAGCAGCGAGGACCCGGAGGGATTTCGTGCGTGCGCCGAATGGGTCCGGGAGAAGCTCGAAGCCGCCGGGGCGCAGGCAGAGATAATGGAGACCGCCGGGCACCCGGTCGTCTACGCCGAGGTCGGGAGCGGAGAGAAGACGCTCCTCCTCTACGGCCACTACGACGTGCAGCCGCCCGACCCGCTGGAGCTGTGGAAGACCGAGCCGTTCGAGCCGACGGTCCGGGACGGGACGCTCTACGCCCGGGGCGTCGCCGACGACAAGGGCGACGTTATGGCCCGCATCCAGGCGCTCCGGCTCTACACCGAGAGACACGGAGAGCCGCCGTTCCGGCTGAAGTTCCTGATAGAGGGCGAAGAGGAGGTCGGGAGCCCGAACCTCGATGCGTTCGTCCGGGAGAACTCGGACAGGCTCACCGCCGACGCCTGTCTCTGGGAGGGCTCGCTGCGCGACCGCACCGGACGCCCCGAGGTGTACTGCGGCACGAAGGGCCTCGCCTACGTCGAGCTTCGCGCAAAGGGACCGGACCACGACCTGCACAGCATGTTCGGCGGTCTTGCTCCGAACCCCGCCTGGCGGCTCGTCGGGGCGCTGCGCACGATCAAGGACGAGCGGGGGGAGATCACGCTCGACGGCCTCCACGAGCTCGCCGACCCGCCCTCCGAGAGCGACCTCGCCGCGCTCGAAGCCATCCCCTTCGACGAGTCTTCCCTGAAGGCGTCCTGGGGAGTCGAGTCCTTTGACCGGGACCTCACCGGCGTCGATGCCCTCCGGGAGTACCTGCTCGCCCCGACGGCGAACATCGCCGGAATCCAGTCCGGCTACACCGGGGAGGGCTCGAAGACCATCGTCCCGAGCGAGGCGTTCGTGAAGCTCGACTTCCGGCTGGTGAGCGGCCAGAGCCCGGACGCCGTCGTGAAGCTCCTGCGCGAGCACCTCGACCGTCGCGGCTTCACCGACGTCGAGGTCGTGGACCTGCACGGCGTCGAGGCCGCAAAGACGCCGGTCGACTCGCCGGTCGTGGAGCAGGCGGTCGCAGCCTGGGACGACGTCGGCCGGGAGGCCGTCGTATACCCGACGATCGGCGGCTCCGGCCCCACGGCCCTCTTTGCGACCGGGCTCGGCATCCCGACCGTGATGACCGGCGCGGTCGCCAACATAGACAGCCGCATCCACTCCCCGAACGAGTCGGTGAGGCTGGACGACTACTTCGAGACCCTCGCCTACTTTGTCCGCTTCTTCGAGAGGTTCGGCCGGTAGTGGACGGGAAGGAACGAAAGGGCCTCAACCTCCCGGAGAACGTCCGCAAGAGCCTCGCAGCCGCCGTCGCCGAGCGCGGGGTTCAGGCCCGGACCGTCTCGACGCAGGGCCGGTCCTCGATGAAGCCGCCGCAGGGGCACGTGATCGTCGCCGCGACGCCGGAGGAGATAGAGGCCATCCGCGGCACCGCCTCGGTCGTGCGGCAGCTCGAGTTCTACAAGACTCCGTTCGGACCCGTCGTGCGGCTCGCCTTCTCGGTCTTTCCCTTGAACGGCGGGAGGCTCACCGGTGGGACGGTCCTGAACGTCTCGCAGGTCTCCGGCGATGCCGCGCTCTCCGGGCTCGGGCGGCAGAAGACGCTCTTCTTTCACTTCTACGCCCTGAGCGCGGACGGCGAGGACCTCGAGTACGTGTTCTCGAAGGAGATCCCCAACGCAAAAGAGCAGCGCCAGGAGGCGAAGAAGGTCCTCAAGCTCGCCCGCGACGCCTACGCCGACACCCCCGAGGACCGACGCAGCTTCCGCCGCGCCGTCGCGCTGGCCGAACGACAGTTCGCCCCGCCCGAGATGCCAGAGCCCCGGAACGGGGAAACCGGGAGCGAGGGTTAGTCTCCGTCCGGCTCGGTGCGTATACTGGGACGCATGTCCGAGGCAAGTGTTTTCCGCAGAAGGACCGGTCCGGAGCAGGACTTTTCGACCACGCTCGCGGCGGCGCTCAAGGATGCAGCGAGGGGCGGCGTGCGCTTCAGCGCGGGCGGCTCGGACCTTGAGTGGGAGCGGTTCAACTCGCATCCCTTCGAGGAGCGGGAAGAGGGAAGGCGCGATGCGCTTCTCGCTTTCGAGAGCGACCCGGTAAGGGAGCGTCATCCCGGAAAGCCGGACGGAGTGAGCCGGTTTGCGTACTTTCTCGACGGCGTGCAGACGACGGAGGAGATCGGCCGCATCGGGACCGTCCCGGTCGTGATGACGACGGTCGCAGCGGCAATCGTCCACCGGCGGGACGGCCGGCTCAGGAAGCTCGACGTCGCGGGCGTCCCGGCGCTGATGCGGGCCCTGATCCTCCCCCACGACGCCCACGACCCGGGGGCCCGCGCGCTCTACGCCGCGGCTGAGTCGCGTGGGTTTCCCGTTCCCCGCTCCGACGCCGAGGCCGTCGCCTCCGGCGCGGAGAGCGTCCTGCTCGACTCGACGCAGCACGAGCCGCACATAGACCCGGCCGACTACTCCGCGCTCAAGCAGCGGGCTTACCAGCGGGCGTCGTCCCTGCGGGCGGCGATGGAGGTCGCGCTCCTCGAACGGTGGGCCGAGATGGAGACCGGGGAGGACTGGATCGCGGTCGACGGCCAGCTCCCCGTCCCGACGCCCAACGCCGTCGGCCTCATAAAGAACGCCCGTCGGCTCTTCTTCGGGGGCGAGGAGGCGCGGATGCTCCTCGACCTGGAGGCCGGGAGGCGCACGACCGCCTTCGTGCCGCCCTGGCGGGCCGAGAGGGCGAAGGCCGGGAGAGCCGAGGAGGAGCGCGCCTCGTGGTACGTGAGGCTCTGGCCGTCGTCGGCCGCCTCAGAAGGCGCGGACGCGACGAGCGGGCTCGTGCGGCTGGAGATGGACGTCCCCTACAGCGAGCAGAGCGCGACCTTCGACGAGGTGAGCCGGTGGCTGCTCGCCGAAAGGGCGCCGCTCGCAAAGCCCGACTTCCGGTGGGCGTCCATGATCTACCCCATCCACTACGTCGAGAAGATCCTCAAGCCGACCGTACACGGAGGCAGGCGCACCCGCCTGCGCCTGGAGAGGGAGATCTCCGACCTGAGAACCTGAAGGGCAACAGAGGGCGAACCCGCAAAGAGAGCACGTCAGGGAGGACACGCTTGCTTCACCCGAACTTCACAGACACCGCCTCCGGTCCCGTCGGGCGCGTCGTTACGAGCGAGGAGTACCCGGCGACCGCCCACGAGTTCTACTTCTGGACGGGCGAGTCCGAGGCGGCCGAGCGGCTCGACATCGGCCACATCGTCGTTGCCGAGGCCGAGGACGCGACCGCCGTCGCCGTTCTCGACGACCCGAGGCGCTACTCCGACCTCCAGAGCTTTCTCGACGACTTCTACGCCCGCGACGGAGACGCCGCCCTTGAAGCGCTCTCCGAGCGGGTGGAGATCCTGGTCTTCAAGGCCCGGGTGCTTGCAACAAAGCACCGCACGGAGCGCAAGAAGAGCAAGCGCCCGGTCAGGAGCGGCCCGGTCTACTTCGCCACGACCGAGGCGATAGAGTTCGCGCTCGGGCGGGAGGACTTCTCCGGCACGCCCATCCCGATGCTCCTGCACGAGAACGGCAACGAGGTCCGCCCCGGCGTCCCGCAGCGCACGCCCCTCTACGTAGACGAGGACTACCTGCTCGGCCCCGAGGCCGGACACCTGAACATCACGGGCATGAGCGGCCTCTCCACAAAGACGAGCCAGGCGCTGTTCACCATATCCAGCGTGTTCCAGAAGGCCGGAGAGAAGAAGGTCGCCGCGCTCATGTTCAACGTAAAGGGCGCAGACCTGCTCTACCTCGACAAGCCCGTCAACTGCCCCCCCGGAGACGAGGCGCTCGCCGAACGCTACAGAAAGGCGAACGTGCGCGGCCTCTCGTCCGAGGAGTGCGAGATGTACGAGGCGCTCGGCCTTGAGATGGAGCCGTTCGAGAACCTGAAGATCTTCGCGCCCCTCAGGTACGGGATGGACCGGGGCGGACGGGAGCTCGACGTCTCGGACCTCTCGGCGCGCGAGCTGAACACCCGCCGGACCGCCCGAGGCGAGGACGCCTGCGTGCACCCCATAGTCTGGGAGCTCGGGGACGTCCTGCCCTACGCCGGCTACGTCTTCGAGCCCTCCGACTTCGACGACAAGTTCCGGGGTTTTATCGAGGAGCTTCGGGCAAGGAGAGTCTCCACCGTCGCCGAGTTCCAGAGCCAGATGCGCGAGATAGAGGACTACTTCGAGGAGAAGGAGGCCGAGGGCAAGAGCGTAAGCGGCTGGAACGGCCACCACATCGCTACGATAAACAAGGTCAAGAACCGCTTCGGGAGCCTGCCGTCGAAGTGCGCCGGACTCCTTGCGCACGGGCGCGTCGAGTACGGCGACACTCCGAAGGTAGACGACGCCTTCACCGACCGGGAGATGCGCGTCGTGGACATCTCGCAGCTCTCGGGAGTCCCGCAGGACCTTATCGTTACGAGCGTGATAAGCCGCGTCTGGGACATGGCCGAGAAGGGCGAGCTGAACGTGGACAAGCTCGTGATCTTCGTGGACGAGCTGAACAAGTACGCTCCCGCCGGAAACAAGCCGTCCAGCCTGAAGGACACGCTCGTGGACATCTCGGCGCGCGGGCGACACCTCTCGCTGACCCTCTTCGGGGCGCAGCAGTTCCGCAGCAAGGTCCACGACGAGGTCGTCGGGAACGCGGCGACGAGCCTCTACGGGCGCATCGGGGACGAGGAGCTTACGAACTCGAGCTACCGCTCTTTCTCCCAGACGACGCGCGAGGAGCTTCTGCAACTGGAGAAGGGACGGCTCCTCCTGCGCCACGCGCACTACGCCGTTCCGGTCTTCGGGCGGTTCCCGAGGCCGCCGGTCCTTATGGGCAAGCAGGGGACGGACATCCACGGCGGGCAGGACGTCGACGCCGCGCAGGTCGTAAGGAGCGTGATGAACGGCCTCGTAAAGAACGGGAAGGTCCCGGCGCTCGCGAAGATAAGAGAGGACGTGGCCGGTATCGAGGAGGCGCGCATCCACGAGTCGCTCGACAGGATCACGGCCCTCCACCGGGCGGGCTCCGCTCCGAAGAACCCCTACGAGAGCTTCAAGCGCTCCCTCAAGGGCCGGAGCAGCAGCAACGGGAACGGCAGCTTCGGCGACGGGTTCGGCGGCGCGGACCTCGGCTTTCTCGACAACGTGCGCCGCATGAGGGAGAGCTGAAGCCTTGTCCGGTTCGGCCGTCGAGCGACTCTGGCGCGGCTACCTCGACACGCTCCCGCAGGACGCCCCGCAGCGGGAGCGCGGATACCTCGCCGAGGCCTTCGGCGACTCACCCGAGATGGCCGACAGGCTTGCGGCCCTGATCCTCTCCGGCACGAAAACGGCGACCTGCTCCGCACTCCCGGAGTACGAGGCCGCAGGCGAGCCCCTGCCGCTCGTCGGGGACCTGCTCGTCGTCCTCGACGGCCGGGAAGAGCCGCTGTGTATCGTCGAGACGACGGAGGTCGCCCTCCGCAGCTTCGATGAGGTAGACGAGACCTTCGCCCGCGAGGAGGGCGAGGGCGACCGAACCCTTGCGAGTTGGCGAAGGGAACACGAGCGGTTCTTCAGGCGCACGCTCCCCCGCATCGGCCGGGAGTTCAGCCCCGGGATACCCCTCGTCTGCGAGCGGTTCCGACTTGTCTACCGGGAGCGGGAGGCTCCAGCGGTGGAGAATCCCCGCTCGTGAAGGGCCGCAGCTTCGGATAGAATCGGCGCGATGCAGGAAGAGCGGACTCTAAAGGGTGGATCTCCCGAGGCTTGCGGAAAGGGGCGTCGCTCCTGAGCCTCCGCGTGGCGCACATCTCGGACACGCATCTGGGCTACGCGCGCTACTCGCGCCTCGACCCGGAGACGGACCGCAACCAGCGCGAGGTCGACGCCGCTCGGGCCTACGCGCGGGCGGTGGACGAGATCCTCTCCCGGGAGGTGGACCTCGTCGTTCACTCCGGCGACGTCTTCGACACCATCCGCCCGGCGACGCACGTCGTTATAGGCTTTCTCAAGCAGACGGTGAGGATCACGGGCGCGGGCATACCCTACTTCGGCATCGCGGGCAACCACGAGACGCCGCGCCTGAGGGCCACGACCGCCGCCCTTGAGTATGCGAACCTCGCCGGGGCGGCCTTTGCCTGTCGCTTCGAGCCCGAAGAGGTCTTCCGGGAGATAAACGGCGTCGGCGTCGGGCTCACGCTCGTGCCGCACGGAGCCGTCCTCGACCGGGAGCTCGTCGTCTCCCCCGACCCGGAGGCGGAGGTGAACCTGCTCGTTACGCACGGGACCGTCCCGGGACTCACGGTCAAGGGCCACGAGCTCGGAGAGGTGGACCTGCCCGGGCACCTGATCTCGGGCGGCTACGACTACGTCGCCCTCGGCCACTACCACTTCTTTCACGAGCATCGCAAGAACGCCTACTACGCCGGAGCGACCGAGAGGTTCGGCTTCGGGGAGGTCGACTCCGTGCCGGGGTTCGCGATCGTCGAGTTCGACGGGTCCGGGGAGTTCGGGATCGAGCACGTAAAGATCCCGGCCCGGCCGATGATCGACCTCCCGAAGGTAGACGCCCGAAACCTCTCCTCGCAGGACCTCACGGAGGCGATCCGGGAGCGGGCCGAGGCGGCGGGCGACGCTCTCGAAGAGGCGATCGTCCGCCTGAAGGTAACGGATGCACCGGTCGGCTCCGCGGGCGGGGTGGACCGGGCGCTCTTGCGGGACCTCCGCCGCCGGGCGCTGGACTTCTCCCTTGAGGTCTCCGAGGCGCGCGGCGAGGACGGCTCGCCGGAGGAGTTCGACGCGGAGATCGGCACTCTGCGCGACGAGTTCGAGGCATTCGTGGCGGCGCGGCGGGAGCGCGGCGACCTTGAGGAGGGGTTCGCCTCCCGGTTCCTTCAGCGCGGCCGGGACTACCTGGAGCGGGCCGCCGCCGAGGAAGCGGCGAGGGGGCACTGAGGCCGTGATCCTCTCGGGCCTGCACCTGGAGAACTTCAAGCAGTTTCGCGAGGCAGTCGACCTTGCTCCGCCGGAGGGCGCGGTCGGGGTTGTCGGGGCGAACGGGAGCGGCAAGACAACGCTATTTGAGGCCATCCTCTGGGCGTTCTTCGGCTCGCGCGGGGGCGGGGCGCGCTTCTCGAACGACTCGATCCCCTGGAGCGGGGGCTCCACCTCGGACCGGACGCTCGTGGAGGTCACGCTCGACCTCGGGACCTCCTCCTACACGGTCTCGCGCTCGCTGAAGAGCGGGAAGGTGCAGGCCGCCGTCCACGACCGTTCGACGGGCCGGGAGATGGCCGGCGGGACCTCGGAGGTCTCGGGCTGGGTGCAGCGACACCTCCTCGCGATGGACCGGACGGCCTTCGAGGCGACGTTCTTTGCTCGACAAAAGGAGCTTGCGTTCTTCTCCGGGGTCGAGGGGGTGAGCCGCCGCCGGGAGGTCGCCCGGCTCTTGAGCCTGAACCAGATCGAGGCCGCCCAGAAGCTTCTGCGCTCCGACCGGAACTCCCTGCGCGCCGAGGCGAACGCCCTCGAAAGCCTTGTCTCCGGGACCGACGGCGAGCGGCTCGAAGCCGACCTTGAGGCTGCCCGCAAGCGTTTCGCATCCCTTGAAGCCGAGGAGAAGCGTGCCGCCGGAGAGCTGGACCGGCGGGCGGCGGAGCTCTCGAAGGCGCGCGAGGAGGCCGGGCGGCTCGAAGGGCTCTACCGGGAGCACAACCGCCTGAACGGGGAGCTCGGGCGGGCGGACGCCGGGCGGGAGCGGGCCGAAGAGAGGGCGGCGGAGCTCCGGTTGCAGCTCGACTCGATCGCAGAAGACGAGAAGGTCGCAGAAGAGATCCGCCCGAAGACGCTCGGCCTCGGGGATCTGATTCGGGAGATAGAGCTTCTCGAAGCCGCCCGGCGCCGGGAGGAGCGCATCTCGGACATAAAGAAGGAGCGCACGAGGCTCCTGACGGAGGCGCACCGGAACGAGAAGCGGGCCTTCGAGCTGATCGAGGAACTCGACGGCGAGGGCGTCCCGCTCTCCGGCTGGGACTCGGTCTTCGAGCACGAGGAGGACGCGGACCAGATCCGGGCCGCCTGCAAGGTCCTTGAGTCGGCCGTCGAAGCTCGCCGGGAGGCCGAGAGGCGTCTCTCGCGGCTTACCGAATCCGTCCGCAGGCACGGGGAACTGGACCGGAGCGAGGAGCGGCTCGCCGCGCTCCGGCGGGAGCTCGAAGCGGCGCGGGAGGAGCTCGGACGGCTCGAAGCGGAGTTCCTCTCCCGCTCCGGGGAGGGCCGACCGGAGAGCCGGGCCGAGGCGCTGCGGCGCGAGCTGCTCGCGCTCGGGCGACGCTCGGCGCAGCGGGCCGGTCTCGCCGAAGCCGAAGAGCGCGAGGCCGCGAAGCTCGCGCGGGCGCGACGCATGATCGAGGAGTCGGACGAGCACGCCCGCTGCCCGACCTGCCAGCGCGGCTACGAGCGGGACGAGCACGCGGAGGTTATAGAGAGCCTCCGCGCCCAGGAGATGCGTCTTCTGGAAGACGCGGCGGCCTCCCGGCACGAGGTCGAGCGGCTCGAACGCGAGTCGGACGACCTTGCCCGGGACCTCGAAGCCACGGAGCGGCTCGTCGCGGAGATCGCAGACCTCCGGGAGCGACGCACGGCGCAGAAGGCGCGGTGCGAGGGCCTCCTTCAGTCCTTCGAGGAGGCGGAGAGGGAAGCGGAGGCTCTGCGCAGGGAGCTTGCGGACGCGCCGCGGCCGACCGACAGGGACCTCGCCGCGGCCGAACGGCGGCTCTCCCTGACCGGGATGCTCTGCGAGGCCGGACCGCGCCTAGCCGGGCTGCTCCTCGCCTACGAAGGAGCGAGCGAGGCGGCTGAGGAGAAGGCGAAGGAGGCCGAGTCGCTCTCCGGCGGAGAGCCCTACGACGGCGAGCGGCACCGCTCGCTCGAAGAGCGGCGCTCCGAGGTCCAGGCGCTCGCCGGGCGGCTTGAGGCGCTGGAGGCCAGGATCTCGCGGCGGGGTGAGATCGAGGACCGGCTCCACGAGAGCGTCGCGGCTCGCGAGGACTGCAAGCGCGAGGCGACGAGCCTCCGCAAGGAAGTAGAGGCCCTCGGCTTCGACGAAGAAGCCTACGTGCGGGCGCGAGAAGCGGCGACCCGGGCGGAGCAGCTCCGGGACGAGGCGCGGGAGGCGCGAGAGAGCGCCGGGCGCGGCCTTCGGGAGGCGCAGGGCGAGGTCGAGGCGCTAGAGAAGGAGCTTGCACGCTACCGGGCGCAGCGCGAGGCGGCGGACGAGAAGGCCCGCGAGGCCGAGTCGCTCGGCTCGATGGACGGGCTGTTCTCCGAGTTCCACTCCGAGCTTACGGCGAGGATCCGCCCGAGGCTCGAAGCCGAAGCCTCCGAGCTCGTTCGAGACCTCACGGACGGCCGCTACACGCGCCTCGAGTTCGACGAGAACTACGGCGTGAGGCTCTACGACGGGCTCTCGGACGCCTACGACATCTCCCGGTTCTCCGGAGGGGAGGCCGACGTGGCGAGCCTGTGCGCGCGGATCGCCCTCTCCAAGTTCGTTGCCGGGCACTCGGCCGGCGGAGCGGGGACGCTCGGGTTCGTCGTGCTCGATGAGGTCTTCGGGGCGCTCGACGCCGGTAGACGCAGAAACGTCCTTCTCGCCCTCGACCGGCTGAAGCGGATGTTCGGCCAGATCTTCATTATCTCCCACGTCTCGGACGTCCAGGAGTCGGGGCTTCTCGACGAGACCTGGTTTGTCGAGGAGAACGAGGAGGGCCAGAGCACGGTCCGAGTCGTCGCTCACGACGCAGCGCTCTCCGCCGGGGCCCTCGGCGCGGGCGTCTAGAACCTCAAAACGCCTCGCCGAATCCCGGAGCGAGGACCGGGCTTGGCTCTCGGGTCCTTCAGAGCCCTCCTGCAGGCAGAACTCCCCCGCGCCGACGGAAGAGGCGTCTAACGGCTCCGGGCGGGGACGCCGCCGCTGGCTCGGATGCCCGGCCCGAGGTCCGAGAGCAGGGTCTTTGCCGACCACACGTCGAGGTCCACGACCTCGAAGGTCGCCCCGCCGGAGCCGGAGGCGACGCGGGTCCTTAGGGTGGCGAGGTCGAGGCGGCGCTGGAGGGGGCTCACGACCATGCTCCTCGACTGGAGCCTGCGCCGGGGGGCCACGGAGGTCGTGCGGGCGAGGTTCCGCTCGCGCGAGACAAAGCAGCCGTCCCGGAGCGCCCACCCGGCGGCCCGGAACTCGGCCCAGCCGTAGAGCGCGAGCGCGACGAGGAGCGCGACCGCCCCGGGTACGGCGTAGACAAAGAGCGACTCCAGCAGGCCGGTAAAGAAGAGGCTTGCCGCGGCGACGGGGACGATAAAGAGCGCCGGGAACGTCGCCCGGAGGATGTAGCGCCTCAGGGCGCGGCGCGGCAGCGGCCGGAGGTCGGCCTCGACGGCGAACTCGGGGAGCGTTCTTGCCAGGAGGTCCGGGACCTCCCGGCGCGGCATCAGGGGGAAGAGCGTCGAGGCCCCCGCGCTCCCGGCCTGCTCGCCGTAGCCGGCGCTCTCGACCCGGACCATCGCCAGCCCGAACGGCTGGCGCAGGACGCCCTCGACCGTCCGGACGGCCTGGATACGGGCGACGGGCAGGGTAGCCTCGTAGCGGCGCAGCAGGCCGCGCTTTATGTAGAGGTACTTCCCGTCCGGCGAGCGCGAGAGCGTGAAGCCCGCGTAGGCGAGGACCGTGCCGACGATCGCGAGAAGCCAGGCGAAGAGCCCGATGGCAAAGACCGCAAGGAGAAGCACCGCAAAGGCGTAGGGAGCCACCGTCTGCACGATTCCCTCGACGACCGGACCCGAGAGAAAGCGGTTGACGAAGTTGTCGAAGAACTGCGAGGCGAAGGCGACTATCGCCGCTGCGGCCCCGATCTGGCCGCTCGTCGCTCCGGCGATAAGGAGGTCGCGGGTCGGGAGAGTGCGGATCACCTCCGGACCTTCCGGCTCGGCGTCGGGCGTCCCGGGTTCGGGTCCCCCCTCAAGCGAGCGGATGCGCCGGATCTCGCGCCGCAGTCCGACCGCTGCGGGCCGGGTCAGCGCGGCGAGCGAGGCGTCGGTCTCGCTCGCGCTGCCGCCGGCGGTCTCGATCCGCACCTCGACGACGTCGAGGAGCCCCGTCGCCTGAAGGAGCCGCTGCACGAAGCCCTGCACCGTATCTACGGACTGGATGTGATCCAGGGGAATCGTCCGTTCGTTTTTCTGCAGGACCCCACGCTTGAGGAAGAAGACCCCGCCCGCGACGCCGTAAGAAGTCGCCCGCCAGGAGAGAAAGCCCCAAACGGCAGAGAAGATCACGAGAAGCGCCGCGAGGGTGAGGATGAGCGAGATCGCCCACGCAGAGAGCCCGCTCCCGAAGAGCGCCGCAAGCCCCGGGATGAGCGCC
It contains:
- a CDS encoding ASCH domain-containing protein; amino-acid sequence: MSGSAVERLWRGYLDTLPQDAPQRERGYLAEAFGDSPEMADRLAALILSGTKTATCSALPEYEAAGEPLPLVGDLLVVLDGREEPLCIVETTEVALRSFDEVDETFAREEGEGDRTLASWRREHERFFRRTLPRIGREFSPGIPLVCERFRLVYREREAPAVENPRS
- a CDS encoding AAA family ATPase; the encoded protein is MILSGLHLENFKQFREAVDLAPPEGAVGVVGANGSGKTTLFEAILWAFFGSRGGGARFSNDSIPWSGGSTSDRTLVEVTLDLGTSSYTVSRSLKSGKVQAAVHDRSTGREMAGGTSEVSGWVQRHLLAMDRTAFEATFFARQKELAFFSGVEGVSRRREVARLLSLNQIEAAQKLLRSDRNSLRAEANALESLVSGTDGERLEADLEAARKRFASLEAEEKRAAGELDRRAAELSKAREEAGRLEGLYREHNRLNGELGRADAGRERAEERAAELRLQLDSIAEDEKVAEEIRPKTLGLGDLIREIELLEAARRREERISDIKKERTRLLTEAHRNEKRAFELIEELDGEGVPLSGWDSVFEHEEDADQIRAACKVLESAVEARREAERRLSRLTESVRRHGELDRSEERLAALRRELEAAREELGRLEAEFLSRSGEGRPESRAEALRRELLALGRRSAQRAGLAEAEEREAAKLARARRMIEESDEHARCPTCQRGYERDEHAEVIESLRAQEMRLLEDAAASRHEVERLERESDDLARDLEATERLVAEIADLRERRTAQKARCEGLLQSFEEAEREAEALRRELADAPRPTDRDLAAAERRLSLTGMLCEAGPRLAGLLLAYEGASEAAEEKAKEAESLSGGEPYDGERHRSLEERRSEVQALAGRLEALEARISRRGEIEDRLHESVAAREDCKREATSLRKEVEALGFDEEAYVRAREAATRAEQLRDEAREARESAGRGLREAQGEVEALEKELARYRAQREAADEKAREAESLGSMDGLFSEFHSELTARIRPRLEAEASELVRDLTDGRYTRLEFDENYGVRLYDGLSDAYDISRFSGGEADVASLCARIALSKFVAGHSAGGAGTLGFVVLDEVFGALDAGRRRNVLLALDRLKRMFGQIFIISHVSDVQESGLLDETWFVEENEEGQSTVRVVAHDAALSAGALGAGV
- a CDS encoding metallophosphoesterase family protein, with protein sequence MRKGASLLSLRVAHISDTHLGYARYSRLDPETDRNQREVDAARAYARAVDEILSREVDLVVHSGDVFDTIRPATHVVIGFLKQTVRITGAGIPYFGIAGNHETPRLRATTAALEYANLAGAAFACRFEPEEVFREINGVGVGLTLVPHGAVLDRELVVSPDPEAEVNLLVTHGTVPGLTVKGHELGEVDLPGHLISGGYDYVALGHYHFFHEHRKNAYYAGATERFGFGEVDSVPGFAIVEFDGSGEFGIEHVKIPARPMIDLPKVDARNLSSQDLTEAIRERAEAAGDALEEAIVRLKVTDAPVGSAGGVDRALLRDLRRRALDFSLEVSEARGEDGSPEEFDAEIGTLRDEFEAFVAARRERGDLEEGFASRFLQRGRDYLERAAAEEAARGH
- a CDS encoding M20/M25/M40 family metallo-hydrolase yields the protein MKDLEDRIERAKDGLLEELRDFLRMPSVSASSEDPEGFRACAEWVREKLEAAGAQAEIMETAGHPVVYAEVGSGEKTLLLYGHYDVQPPDPLELWKTEPFEPTVRDGTLYARGVADDKGDVMARIQALRLYTERHGEPPFRLKFLIEGEEEVGSPNLDAFVRENSDRLTADACLWEGSLRDRTGRPEVYCGTKGLAYVELRAKGPDHDLHSMFGGLAPNPAWRLVGALRTIKDERGEITLDGLHELADPPSESDLAALEAIPFDESSLKASWGVESFDRDLTGVDALREYLLAPTANIAGIQSGYTGEGSKTIVPSEAFVKLDFRLVSGQSPDAVVKLLREHLDRRGFTDVEVVDLHGVEAAKTPVDSPVVEQAVAAWDDVGREAVVYPTIGGSGPTALFATGLGIPTVMTGAVANIDSRIHSPNESVRLDDYFETLAYFVRFFERFGR
- a CDS encoding PH domain-containing protein, with protein sequence MNSEPGVEPLREPETGGAGAQEIPESRLHPSAMIFEAIRTVRSWVSAALIPGLAALFGSGLSAWAISLILTLAALLVIFSAVWGFLSWRATSYGVAGGVFFLKRGVLQKNERTIPLDHIQSVDTVQGFVQRLLQATGLLDVVEVRIETAGGSASETDASLAALTRPAAVGLRREIRRIRSLEGGPEPGTPDAEPEGPEVIRTLPTRDLLIAGATSGQIGAAAAIVAFASQFFDNFVNRFLSGPVVEGIVQTVAPYAFAVLLLAVFAIGLFAWLLAIVGTVLAYAGFTLSRSPDGKYLYIKRGLLRRYEATLPVARIQAVRTVEGVLRQPFGLAMVRVESAGYGEQAGSAGASTLFPLMPRREVPDLLARTLPEFAVEADLRPLPRRALRRYILRATFPALFIVPVAAASLFFTGLLESLFVYAVPGAVALLVALALYGWAEFRAAGWALRDGCFVSRERNLARTTSVAPRRRLQSRSMVVSPLQRRLDLATLRTRVASGSGGATFEVVDLDVWSAKTLLSDLGPGIRASGGVPARSR
- a CDS encoding ATP-binding protein, which translates into the protein MLHPNFTDTASGPVGRVVTSEEYPATAHEFYFWTGESEAAERLDIGHIVVAEAEDATAVAVLDDPRRYSDLQSFLDDFYARDGDAALEALSERVEILVFKARVLATKHRTERKKSKRPVRSGPVYFATTEAIEFALGREDFSGTPIPMLLHENGNEVRPGVPQRTPLYVDEDYLLGPEAGHLNITGMSGLSTKTSQALFTISSVFQKAGEKKVAALMFNVKGADLLYLDKPVNCPPGDEALAERYRKANVRGLSSEECEMYEALGLEMEPFENLKIFAPLRYGMDRGGRELDVSDLSARELNTRRTARGEDACVHPIVWELGDVLPYAGYVFEPSDFDDKFRGFIEELRARRVSTVAEFQSQMREIEDYFEEKEAEGKSVSGWNGHHIATINKVKNRFGSLPSKCAGLLAHGRVEYGDTPKVDDAFTDREMRVVDISQLSGVPQDLIVTSVISRVWDMAEKGELNVDKLVIFVDELNKYAPAGNKPSSLKDTLVDISARGRHLSLTLFGAQQFRSKVHDEVVGNAATSLYGRIGDEELTNSSYRSFSQTTREELLQLEKGRLLLRHAHYAVPVFGRFPRPPVLMGKQGTDIHGGQDVDAAQVVRSVMNGLVKNGKVPALAKIREDVAGIEEARIHESLDRITALHRAGSAPKNPYESFKRSLKGRSSSNGNGSFGDGFGGADLGFLDNVRRMRES